GTATAACGAGAAAACGCGATTTTTTTCGATGTATACCTTCGAAACAATGATTGGAGAGAAAACGTAAGAATGGAGGAATTTCCGGGAAGCGATATAAATTTCGAACGAATAGACGAACAACGAATAGACGAACTTAGAAAGAAATTAGGATCTTTGCGCCCTCTTAACTCAACCGAACTGAAACGATTGCGCGAAGAATTCATAATTGAAAATACGTACAACTCCAATGCCATTGAAGGCAATACTTTGACGCTGAAAGAAACGGCACTTATCTTACAGCAAGGCGTCACGATAGATGGAAAGCATATCAGAGAACATCTAGAGGTTATCGGCCACAGAGACGCCTTTATTTATATAATAGAACTCGCGGATGCCGGAAGCCCGCTCACGGAACGCGCGATCAGGAAATTACATTCGCTTGTTCTGGTGAACGACGCAAAAAACAAAGGGACATACCGAAGCGTAGCAGTCATGATTATCGGGGCTTCACACACGCCACCGCCTCATTATCTTATTCCAGAACAAATGAAAACGTTACTAGAAGAATATAAAACAATGAAACAAACAAAGCACATTATCGAGGCAGCGGCGGAATTTCATCTACGTTTCGAAGGTATACATCCTTTTATTGACGGGAACGGAAGAACGGGACGCCTCATTCTGAACTTGGAACTCATGAAGGCCGGTTTTCTGTCGGTAGATATAAAATTCACCGACCGTCGCAAATACTACGATTGTTTCGAGAGCTATTGCTCGATCAATCAAACGCCGAACACTTTAACGCGGCTCCTTCTCGCCTACGAAGAAGAAGAACTGTCGAAGTACATTGAGAAACTGGTATAATCGAAGGAATCGAAGGGAGGGAGGAATAACATATTATTTTTTCACGAAACGCGCCGCCGAGCGTCCAAAATTGTATTTCTCCAACGCTGCCTCTCCGACCGCCGATTTGACCTCGTTCATTCTCACACCCCAGCACAACGGCGATTCACAACAGAGAAGCGGAGAGAAATATCCCCCCTACCCTCAAATAACTAGCTTTACAGTCCTTCTTTTACAGTCCTTCCTTTATAGTCCTTCTTTTATAGTCCTTCTTTTACGGTCCTTCTTTTACGGTCCTTCAATGGATAATATAATAGGGATAATATAATAGCTCTAGTTGGAGACGTGAGAATGCGCTAACACATTTGGGACTACAGGAACGAGAAGCAGGGGGATATCTCGGTTGGAGTAGGGGGCCATCACCACGTCCAGGTCCTTCACGATGGTGCCGTCGATAAACCCTTTTTGTGCCATGTCATAGAGAATGACCATAGTCTCTGGGTGTCCGCGCTGCTCGTGATAAGGCCGGGACTCGCTCACAGCCTGATAAATGTCGATACACGCCATCATGCGCGAGTTGAAGTCCAACGCGTCCGCGCCTTTTCCGAAAGGGTAACCCGTTCCGTCAAGTTTTTCGTGGTGGTTGGAAGCCCAGTCACGGATCTGCTCGAACCCGTCGATATCTTTGAGTAATTCGTAGGTATGGCGCACATGCTCTTTGATAATGGCGAACTCTTCTTGATCCAGCTTGCCGGGCTTCTCCAGTATGTGCGTGGGCGTCGCGAGCTTGCCCAGGTCGTGAAGAGCGGCCGCGAGGTAGAGTTGCACCCGGAGTGCGTCATCGTAGCCATAGTAACCGCCCATCAACCATGCCCTATTAGCGATCTGTGACGTGTGACGGCGAGTAAACCGAGATTTGTAGTCGATGATGCGCGCGATTATCTCCGCGATACCAATAATCTCGTTCACCTTCAGGTCGAGAATGAAAGTTGGGATGACCTGCTCGGCCGTTTCCGCTATCCGATCATCGCGCAGGAGGAAAAGCATATTCTCGTCGAGAATGCTCAGCAAGGCCCGCGCGGCGCGTTTAGTGAAGCGTTTCCCGGCATCGTCGGCGATTAGGCTGCGGAGGTTGGGTAAGGTGTCGAAGGAGAGCCTTTGCAGGTGGTGATCAATGTCGATCATGTCGGAAATCGCGATAAGCTCCGCTTCCAACGGGTACTCTCCTTCTTTTTTGCCGAACACGCCGTTGCCGTCGGCACACTCGTGGTGATACAGAATATAACCGGACACATCCACCTTAAAGGGCAGCATCTCCACGTTACTCTGACCTCGCTCGCAATGTAGATACATAGAAGGGCGATCTCCTTCTTGTTCGGCGAGAATGTGCTCTGTGAGCGCGTTGTCGTGAAACAAGGCACAAGTCGTCATCGCGGACAGGTGATCTTTGTTAAGCCCAAGGTCTATCCCCATAGCAGCCGCAAGGACGGCGATGCGTTTACCATGGTGCGTGCTGGCGCCCAGCAGTTCTCCCTCCACGATATCCAGCGCCGTGGCGATGGCCTTGATCAATTGGTCTATCCTTATTTCCATACGTTCACTATACGTTCACTATATGTTCACTTTCACTATGCGTTCACTATGTGTTCACTATTGGGGCGTTTTCCCGGCAATAACAGAAATGATGACCAGATCTTCCTTGCCGGTGTTGACCAAACCGTGAGATTGTCCTTTGCGAGCTATAGTAATATCTCCCGCTTTCACCTCGTGTTCTTTGCCGTCGTCGTTCGTGAATACCCCTGTGCCCGAAACGACGATGTAGACATCCTCGTTGACGTCATGCTTGTGAAAGCCGATGGAGTCTCCCGACTTGAGCGTCAGCCAGCCGATTTCCCTAACCGGGTTTTCCATAGGGGGCATGTCGCGTGTGAACGCGTATTTGCCGTACAATACACCTGTACCGCCTCCCGCCTTTTCCTTATCCAGGACAATGAGGTCTTCCTGCTTGAAAATATCGGCGAAAGCGGAAGAAGCCATTACAGTCATCACGGCCGCGGCAACGACGAAAAACAAAATGCTAAACAATAGAACTTTTTTCATGCAAAACCCTCCCATTCTTAAATGATTTGAAACCCGTGCCTTTTATCGGACTTAACGGACTTAACCAAGCTTAACATACTCCCATGACTAAAGTCATGGGATTGTAAAATCGACAAAGACAGCCGACTGAAACCGGTCTTACGTCTTCTCCTTTAAGAGTGGATGCCCCCACTCTGAGAATATTTACAGCCGCAGTAATTATACCTCATGGCCCGCGAACGTCGAGAGTTTCCAGCTTTTCCAGCTCTCGGAGCCAGGCTGAATAGGCCGCGTCGCTGGGCATCCGCCAATCACTGCGCGGCGAAAGGCTTACTGAACCGATCTTAGGGCCGTCGGGAAGACAACTCCGCTTGAATTGCTGCGCGAAGAAACGGCGGTAAAACACCTTCAGCCAGTTTAGAAGTTCTTCGGCGGAGTACGCGTTTCCGAACGCTATCTTGCTGAGAGCGTAGACCCTTGAAGGAGGCCGCCCCCAGCGAACCACGTGGTACAGAAAGAAATCGTGCAGTTCATAAGGGCCGACGATGCTTTCGGTCCGTTGCCCCACGTCGCTCCCTTGAGGGGGCAGTAGCTCCGGGCTCACGGGAGTCGCCAGAATATCCTCCAGCACTTCCCTTAAGTCTGGAGAGACCTCCGCCACGTACTTCACCACGTGTCGCACCAGAGTCTTCGGGACCCCGGAGTTCACTCCGTACATGCTCATGTGGTCGCCGTTGTAGGTTGCCCAGCCCAGCGCCAACTCCGACAGATCTCCCGTACCGACCACGATGCCGCCCAGACGGTTCGCCAGGTCCATCAGCGTCAAAGTCCGCACGCGAGCCTGAGCGTTCTCATAGACCAGGTCGTGAGTTTCTTCGGACGCGCCCACGTCGCGCAGGTGAGATCGAACGGAGTCAGTGATGCCGATCTCGTGGCAGGGGATGCCCAAGGCCTCGCAAAGCGTCAGGGCATTGGACTTCGTGCGATCCGTCGTGCCGAAACAGGGCATCGTGACCGCCACGGCGTCCGTCGCGGGGCGACCGAGCTTGACGAATGTCCGGACCGTCACCAGCAGCGCCAGGCAACTATCCAGCCCTCCCGATACGCCGACCAGGGCTTTTTGAGCGTGAACGCGCTCCAGTCTTTGGGCAAGCCCTGCTACCTGCATATCGAGGATGGCCTCGCAGCGCGCGTTTTTTTCCCTCTCGTCCTTGGGAACGAAGGGGTGGGGAACCACAGGACGGCGCAATAATGGGAATAACGAGGGCAACTTGGATTCGGAAAAGTGGAGATCTAACGAGAAGGGAACCAGGGAGTAACCGGAACCCCCAAAGTTCAAGGAAAAGGTATTGAGACGGCGGCGCTCGTACTCTAGGGCACGCAAGTCGATCTCCGTCGTCGCCCACCCGTCCCCAAAGGGCGGGGATTCGGACAGCACCTCGCCATTTTCGCAAATGAAGTCGTGTCCCGCGAAAACCATGTCGGTGCTGCTTTCTCCTAATCCCGCGTCGGCGTAAAGGTACCCGCACAGGAGACGCGCAGATTGTCCCGCGACTAGGGATTTTCGATACGCGGCTTTACCAATCACCTCGTCGCTGGCCGAAAGGTTCGCGATGACCGTCGCCCCCGCCATAGC
The sequence above is a segment of the Synergistaceae bacterium genome. Coding sequences within it:
- a CDS encoding NAD(+) synthase is translated as MTCAFEECDEGYKGYKGFEGYVRVAAATPTIQVADCVYNAERILALMERANEEQVRLLCLPELCLTGYTCGDLFLQETLLQDAHRALSFLVEKSSSLSTLTIVGTPLAWNGKLFNVAAVFGGGKLLGFVPKSNIPNYNEFYELRHFSPGPKEARLISFGGRDVLLGAQLLFQCEEEPAFRLAVEICEDLWVPVPPSASHAMAGATVIANLSASDEVIGKAAYRKSLVAGQSARLLCGYLYADAGLGESSTDMVFAGHDFICENGEVLSESPPFGDGWATTEIDLRALEYERRRLNTFSLNFGGSGYSLVPFSLDLHFSESKLPSLFPLLRRPVVPHPFVPKDEREKNARCEAILDMQVAGLAQRLERVHAQKALVGVSGGLDSCLALLVTVRTFVKLGRPATDAVAVTMPCFGTTDRTKSNALTLCEALGIPCHEIGITDSVRSHLRDVGASEETHDLVYENAQARVRTLTLMDLANRLGGIVVGTGDLSELALGWATYNGDHMSMYGVNSGVPKTLVRHVVKYVAEVSPDLREVLEDILATPVSPELLPPQGSDVGQRTESIVGPYELHDFFLYHVVRWGRPPSRVYALSKIAFGNAYSAEELLNWLKVFYRRFFAQQFKRSCLPDGPKIGSVSLSPRSDWRMPSDAAYSAWLRELEKLETLDVRGP
- a CDS encoding Fic family protein encodes the protein MEEFPGSDINFERIDEQRIDELRKKLGSLRPLNSTELKRLREEFIIENTYNSNAIEGNTLTLKETALILQQGVTIDGKHIREHLEVIGHRDAFIYIIELADAGSPLTERAIRKLHSLVLVNDAKNKGTYRSVAVMIIGASHTPPPHYLIPEQMKTLLEEYKTMKQTKHIIEAAAEFHLRFEGIHPFIDGNGRTGRLILNLELMKAGFLSVDIKFTDRRKYYDCFESYCSINQTPNTLTRLLLAYEEEELSKYIEKLV
- a CDS encoding HD domain-containing protein; this translates as MEIRIDQLIKAIATALDIVEGELLGASTHHGKRIAVLAAAMGIDLGLNKDHLSAMTTCALFHDNALTEHILAEQEGDRPSMYLHCERGQSNVEMLPFKVDVSGYILYHHECADGNGVFGKKEGEYPLEAELIAISDMIDIDHHLQRLSFDTLPNLRSLIADDAGKRFTKRAARALLSILDENMLFLLRDDRIAETAEQVIPTFILDLKVNEIIGIAEIIARIIDYKSRFTRRHTSQIANRAWLMGGYYGYDDALRVQLYLAAALHDLGKLATPTHILEKPGKLDQEEFAIIKEHVRHTYELLKDIDGFEQIRDWASNHHEKLDGTGYPFGKGADALDFNSRMMACIDIYQAVSESRPYHEQRGHPETMVILYDMAQKGFIDGTIVKDLDVVMAPYSNRDIPLLLVPVVPNVLAHSHVSN
- a CDS encoding cupin domain-containing protein codes for the protein MKKVLLFSILFFVVAAAVMTVMASSAFADIFKQEDLIVLDKEKAGGGTGVLYGKYAFTRDMPPMENPVREIGWLTLKSGDSIGFHKHDVNEDVYIVVSGTGVFTNDDGKEHEVKAGDITIARKGQSHGLVNTGKEDLVIISVIAGKTPQ